Proteins encoded together in one Bradyrhizobium sp. CB82 window:
- a CDS encoding aspartate-semialdehyde dehydrogenase — translation MGYKVAVVGATGNVGREMLNILDERKFPADEVVALASRRSVGVEVSYGDRTLKVKALEHYDFSDIDICLMSAGGSVSKEWSPKIGAVGAVVIDNSSAWRMDPDVPLIVPEVNADATKGFAKKNIIANPNCSTAQLVVALKPLHDKATIKRVVVSTYQSVSGAGKDAMDELFSQTKAVYTNDELVAKKFPKRIAFNVIPHIDVFMEDGYTKEEWKMMAETKKILDPKIKLSATCVRVPVFVGHSEAVNVEFETPLAPDEAREILRKAPGCLVIDKQEPGGYATPYEAAGEDATYISRIREDATVENGLAFWCVSDNLRKGAALNAIQIAEVLINRKLITAKKKAA, via the coding sequence ATGGGTTACAAAGTCGCAGTCGTTGGAGCGACCGGCAATGTCGGACGGGAGATGCTCAACATCCTCGATGAGCGCAAATTCCCCGCGGACGAGGTCGTGGCGTTGGCCTCACGCCGCAGCGTCGGCGTCGAGGTCTCCTATGGCGATCGGACCTTGAAGGTCAAAGCGCTCGAGCACTACGACTTCTCCGACATCGACATCTGCCTGATGTCGGCGGGCGGCTCGGTCTCGAAGGAATGGTCACCGAAGATCGGCGCCGTCGGCGCGGTCGTGATCGACAATTCCTCGGCCTGGCGCATGGATCCGGACGTGCCGCTGATCGTGCCCGAGGTGAATGCCGATGCGACCAAGGGCTTCGCCAAGAAGAACATCATCGCCAACCCGAACTGCTCGACCGCGCAGCTCGTCGTCGCGCTGAAGCCGCTGCACGACAAGGCCACCATCAAGCGCGTCGTGGTCTCGACCTATCAATCGGTCTCGGGCGCCGGCAAGGACGCGATGGACGAATTGTTCTCGCAGACCAAGGCCGTCTACACCAATGACGAGCTGGTCGCGAAGAAATTCCCCAAGCGCATCGCCTTCAACGTCATCCCCCACATCGACGTCTTCATGGAGGACGGCTACACCAAGGAAGAGTGGAAGATGATGGCGGAGACCAAGAAGATCCTTGATCCCAAGATCAAGCTCTCCGCGACCTGCGTGCGCGTGCCTGTCTTCGTCGGTCATTCGGAAGCCGTCAACGTCGAGTTCGAGACCCCGCTCGCGCCAGACGAGGCGCGCGAGATCCTGCGCAAGGCGCCCGGCTGCCTCGTGATCGACAAGCAGGAGCCCGGCGGCTACGCCACGCCGTACGAGGCGGCCGGCGAGGACGCGACCTATATCAGCCGCATCCGCGAGGACGCCACGGTGGAGAACGGTCTCGCGTTCTGGTGCGTGTCGGACAATCTTCGCAAGGGCGCCGCGCTGAATGCGATCCAGATCGCCGAAGTTTTGATCAACCGCAAGCTGATCACCGCGAAGAAGAAGGCGGCGTAA